A single window of Gemmatimonadota bacterium DNA harbors:
- the sulP gene encoding sulfate permease: protein MSNSLLHRYLPFLNWIGELKDRHILRADIIAGITLSLVLIPQAMANAQLAEMPPYYGFYASFVPIIVSALFGSSRQLSTGPVALVALMVASELGQLAVDEQAYIAYAILLALMVGLLQFGLGVLRLGVLVNFLSHPVVLGFTNAAAIIIGTSQIDKLFGVTVERGGAHYERMIRMWDVISAGSHSPTLIMGLSAIALLFILRRISPQIPGVLIVAITTTGVSYLIGFEQNYGGQVVGNIPEGIPAFALPIIDWGIVPHILSATITIALIGYLETISIAKAIATQTRQRIDANQELLAQGLSNIAGSFFQSFPVSGSFVRSTVTLRAGGQTGFASVIAGLVVILLLLFFTQLLYHMPLSTLAAIVIVSVTALIHVKPIVSAWKVHKHDGIVAISTFALTLIFAPHLDQGILIGATLSLALYLYRTMKPRVAFLARHPDGAFRDAVEHNLELCDAIATIRFDGSLYFGSAGAFEDTVLERIRDPKLRYVVVDAEGVNEIDATGKEMLVGVVQRLHEAGIEVLFTHTKKQILDALNRADVLEEIGRDRFYTTLDRALAHVWDALEDQYPCDRSCPAECPLHRPRPDGDVFYRV, encoded by the coding sequence ATGTCAAATTCACTACTTCATCGCTATCTGCCTTTTCTCAACTGGATTGGAGAACTCAAAGACCGGCACATCCTGCGCGCCGATATTATTGCGGGCATCACCCTGTCGCTGGTCTTGATCCCACAGGCCATGGCCAATGCCCAACTGGCCGAGATGCCGCCCTACTACGGCTTCTATGCATCATTTGTACCCATCATCGTCAGCGCCCTCTTCGGGTCTTCTCGCCAACTCTCCACAGGACCAGTCGCACTCGTCGCCTTGATGGTCGCCTCTGAATTGGGACAACTCGCAGTTGATGAACAGGCGTATATCGCCTATGCGATCCTGCTGGCTCTCATGGTTGGCCTGTTGCAATTTGGACTGGGCGTATTGCGCCTGGGCGTATTGGTGAACTTTCTCTCCCATCCGGTGGTACTCGGTTTTACCAATGCCGCAGCCATCATCATCGGCACATCGCAAATCGACAAATTATTTGGCGTCACTGTAGAACGCGGCGGAGCACATTACGAACGCATGATACGCATGTGGGACGTCATCTCTGCTGGCTCTCACTCCCCCACCCTGATCATGGGCCTCTCTGCCATCGCATTATTATTTATTTTGCGCCGCATCAGCCCGCAAATTCCGGGTGTGCTAATTGTCGCCATCACAACAACAGGCGTTTCCTATCTCATTGGATTCGAACAAAATTACGGCGGACAGGTCGTGGGCAACATCCCCGAAGGCATTCCCGCATTTGCACTGCCAATAATTGACTGGGGTATCGTACCGCATATTCTCAGCGCCACCATAACCATCGCACTCATTGGATATCTGGAAACCATTTCAATTGCCAAAGCCATCGCCACGCAAACCCGTCAACGCATTGACGCCAACCAGGAATTGCTCGCACAGGGATTGAGCAATATCGCCGGCAGTTTTTTTCAGAGTTTTCCCGTCTCCGGGTCTTTTGTCCGATCAACCGTCACATTGCGCGCTGGCGGACAAACCGGCTTTGCATCTGTCATCGCCGGGCTGGTCGTCATCCTGCTACTCCTCTTCTTCACCCAACTCCTATACCACATGCCCCTATCCACCTTAGCGGCAATCGTCATCGTCTCTGTCACCGCGCTGATTCACGTCAAACCCATTGTAAGCGCGTGGAAAGTACACAAACACGATGGCATTGTCGCCATATCTACATTTGCGCTCACCCTCATCTTCGCGCCACACCTGGACCAGGGCATATTGATCGGTGCGACCTTATCACTCGCCCTCTATCTCTATCGCACGATGAAACCGCGCGTGGCATTCCTCGCCCGCCATCCCGATGGCGCGTTTCGAGACGCAGTAGAACACAATCTGGAATTGTGCGATGCAATAGCCACCATCCGATTTGATGGCTCATTGTATTTCGGCAGTGCAGGCGCATTTGAAGACACTGTATTGGAACGAATCCGCGATCCCAAATTGCGCTATGTAGTTGTCGATGCCGAAGGCGTAAATGAGATTGATGCAACTGGAAAAGAAATGCTGGTCGGCGTAGTGCAACGGCTACACGAGGCCGGTATTGAGGTACTCTTCACGCATACCAAAAAACAGATCCTGGACGCGCTCAACCGCGCGGACGTACTCGAAGAAATCGGCCGCGACCGATTTTACACCACCCTCGATCGCGCATTGGCCCATGTTTGGGACGCCTTAGAAGACCAGTATCCCTGCGACAGATCGTGCCCTGCCGAATGTCCACTTCATCGCCCCAGACCAGATGGAGACGTATTTTATCGCGTGTAG
- a CDS encoding alanine/glycine:cation symporter family protein: MSSKKFCLFTVLLGLFMAGYAFAQGAASGESDGAIQIFIAALNEHLGAAANFLFSVFFFDFGLGLPLIVIVLTGGGIYYSFYFGWITFRGFRHSLNVIRGRYDHPDHPGEISHFKALTSALSATVGLGNIAGVAIAVSAGGPGAVFWMVVTAFFGMASKLASCTLAVMHRKIHPDGRVSGGPMYYLEHGLSGKGLRPLGRTFAVIFALLTIGGSLGGGNMFQANQTVEILGTVAEEFKTYKWVIGLFLASLVAIVIIGGIKRIGNVTSRIVPFMCGLYVLTSILIILSHITEVPALIANIIAQAFTPEAMYGGFLGVLVQGVRRAAFSNEAGLGSAAFAHAAAQTDEPAREGMVAMIGPFIDTVIICSMTALVCMITGAYQLAEFQGQSGSLVGAKMTAAAFDSFIPGARYVLAFAVMLFAYSTMISWSYYGERAWEYLFGLRSILAYRIIFVCFVFIGSVTALKNVLDFSDAMILGMAFPNIIGGIILSPQIKAVLKEYWGRYKAGELTVYK; encoded by the coding sequence ATGTCTTCTAAAAAATTTTGTCTGTTCACCGTGCTTCTGGGTCTGTTCATGGCCGGTTATGCATTTGCACAGGGGGCAGCGTCGGGTGAATCGGATGGCGCTATACAGATATTTATCGCCGCATTAAATGAACATCTGGGGGCTGCAGCCAATTTTCTGTTTTCGGTTTTTTTCTTTGATTTTGGTTTGGGCTTACCACTGATAGTTATTGTGCTGACCGGGGGGGGCATCTATTACTCTTTTTATTTTGGTTGGATCACGTTTCGCGGATTCAGGCATTCGCTCAATGTGATTCGCGGGCGATATGATCACCCCGATCATCCGGGTGAGATTTCGCATTTTAAGGCATTGACCAGTGCGCTGTCTGCAACGGTGGGATTGGGGAATATTGCGGGCGTTGCCATTGCTGTGAGTGCCGGTGGTCCCGGTGCTGTTTTCTGGATGGTCGTCACGGCCTTTTTTGGTATGGCTTCAAAGCTGGCATCCTGTACGCTGGCGGTTATGCACAGAAAAATCCATCCCGATGGCCGCGTGTCGGGTGGCCCGATGTATTATCTGGAGCACGGTCTTTCAGGAAAAGGTCTCAGACCATTGGGACGGACATTTGCCGTCATATTTGCCCTGTTGACGATTGGCGGTTCTCTGGGTGGCGGCAATATGTTTCAGGCAAATCAGACGGTTGAAATTCTCGGCACTGTGGCCGAAGAATTTAAGACATATAAATGGGTGATCGGGCTTTTTCTGGCATCGCTGGTCGCTATTGTGATTATTGGTGGTATTAAGCGCATTGGCAATGTGACATCGCGCATTGTGCCCTTTATGTGTGGACTATATGTTCTCACGTCTATCCTTATTATTCTGTCGCATATTACCGAAGTGCCCGCGCTTATTGCGAATATTATTGCACAGGCATTTACGCCAGAAGCTATGTATGGTGGCTTCCTGGGAGTTCTGGTCCAGGGGGTACGCAGGGCGGCTTTTTCAAATGAGGCTGGTCTGGGTTCTGCGGCATTTGCCCACGCAGCGGCGCAGACCGATGAACCCGCGCGTGAAGGTATGGTTGCGATGATCGGTCCTTTTATCGACACCGTTATTATATGTTCGATGACGGCATTGGTCTGTATGATTACGGGTGCGTATCAGTTGGCTGAGTTTCAGGGACAGAGCGGGTCTCTCGTAGGAGCCAAAATGACGGCTGCGGCATTTGATTCGTTTATTCCCGGAGCGCGTTATGTGCTCGCATTTGCGGTGATGCTTTTTGCGTATTCGACGATGATCTCCTGGTCTTATTACGGCGAGCGTGCGTGGGAATATCTTTTTGGTTTGAGATCCATTCTGGCGTATCGCATTATTTTTGTGTGTTTTGTGTTTATCGGTTCGGTCACTGCATTAAAGAATGTACTCGATTTTTCCGATGCGATGATCCTGGGCATGGCGTTTCCGAATATTATCGGCGGCATTATCTTAAGCCCGCAGATCAAGGCAGTGCTCAAAGAATACTGGGGGCGTTACAAGGCGGGTGAGTTGACGGTGTATAAATAA
- a CDS encoding FAD-binding oxidoreductase, with amino-acid sequence MNNFSNIAVIGAGIVGASIAFHLARRGAKVTLIDAGEPGKKSAVQPATAVSFAWMNARDKNPRHYHLFNRRSLDMWARFVERLGIPQSATWGGELRWASTDDGAREIVERAGVLQSWGYPIRLLNGEEVKVLEPRLRPGVVTAASYTDIEGHADTGVVVGACIERLREWDADIFFGTHVTGLARSGPDIAAVVTDRGEIACDAVVLAGGAETASLAAMADIDVPMYYTFGCTILTEPVPPVFENASVVHSPRDCPPQTNFRQLPDGSVMLHGGAHGRVYDGGSLGQYDEEVQRVVDAVARFLPAIEGVPVREVRRGRRPIPKDGHPILGFSQRVPNLYLSVTHSGVTLAPLIGECAAIEILDGARIDFLRRYRLERFLQ; translated from the coding sequence ATGAACAATTTTTCAAATATCGCTGTGATTGGTGCGGGTATTGTGGGGGCGTCAATCGCGTTTCACTTGGCGAGACGCGGTGCAAAGGTCACGCTGATCGATGCGGGTGAACCTGGGAAGAAATCGGCAGTTCAACCAGCAACCGCGGTATCTTTTGCATGGATGAATGCGCGCGACAAAAATCCCAGACATTATCACCTTTTCAACCGACGCTCGTTGGATATGTGGGCGCGATTTGTCGAGCGATTGGGCATTCCTCAAAGTGCGACATGGGGCGGTGAATTGCGGTGGGCTTCTACGGATGATGGGGCGCGAGAAATTGTGGAACGCGCAGGCGTTTTGCAGTCGTGGGGATATCCCATCCGTCTGCTGAATGGGGAAGAGGTTAAAGTATTAGAGCCGCGTTTAAGGCCAGGCGTTGTGACGGCAGCTTCTTATACGGATATAGAGGGACACGCGGATACAGGGGTTGTTGTTGGAGCATGTATTGAACGGTTGCGAGAATGGGACGCGGATATTTTTTTTGGGACACACGTCACAGGGCTGGCGCGTTCGGGGCCGGATATAGCGGCTGTGGTGACGGATAGGGGAGAGATTGCGTGTGATGCGGTCGTGCTTGCCGGGGGTGCAGAGACGGCAAGTCTTGCGGCAATGGCAGATATCGATGTACCGATGTATTACACGTTTGGATGTACGATTTTGACAGAGCCTGTGCCGCCTGTTTTTGAAAATGCATCGGTGGTGCATTCGCCCCGCGATTGTCCTCCGCAGACCAATTTCAGGCAGTTGCCCGATGGTTCGGTGATGCTTCACGGCGGGGCGCACGGTCGGGTGTACGATGGCGGTTCGCTTGGGCAGTACGATGAAGAAGTGCAGCGGGTGGTCGATGCGGTGGCGCGTTTTTTGCCTGCGATTGAAGGCGTGCCCGTGCGCGAGGTACGGCGCGGGCGTCGGCCGATTCCAAAGGACGGACACCCGATTCTCGGATTTTCCCAACGGGTTCCAAATCTCTATTTGTCTGTGACACACAGTGGGGTTACGCTTGCGCCTTTAATCGGCGAATGTGCGGCGATTGAGATTTTGGATGGTGCTCGAATAGATTTTTTGAGGCGATATCGCCTCGAGCGGTTTTTACAGTGA